A window from Bordetella petrii encodes these proteins:
- the truB gene encoding tRNA pseudouridine(55) synthase TruB: MAKRRGLALDGVLLLDKPVGLSSNHALQRARRSMDAAKAGHTGTLDPFATGLLVCCMGRATKISGAMLDADKAYRATLQFGEETDSGDLTGHVVARAAQDYSITEPELLAALSRFQGTIEQVPPMYSALKRDGKPLYEYARQGIELERPPRQVTIHRIDLLSLSGTRAEIDVACSKGTYIRTLAQDIGRALGCYAHLAALRRTHVGPFSLDRAVTLEALQAMTDPKQALLALNELPAGLLPAKQTLKDPL; the protein is encoded by the coding sequence ATGGCCAAACGACGCGGGCTTGCGCTCGACGGTGTCCTGTTGCTGGATAAGCCCGTGGGCTTGTCCAGCAACCATGCCTTGCAGCGCGCGCGGCGCAGCATGGACGCCGCCAAGGCTGGGCATACGGGTACACTGGACCCGTTCGCCACCGGCTTGCTGGTGTGCTGCATGGGCCGGGCCACCAAGATCTCGGGGGCCATGCTCGATGCCGACAAGGCCTATCGCGCCACCCTGCAGTTCGGCGAGGAAACCGACTCGGGCGACCTGACCGGCCATGTGGTGGCGCGCGCCGCCCAGGACTACAGTATCACCGAGCCCGAACTGCTTGCCGCCCTGTCACGTTTCCAGGGCACCATCGAGCAGGTGCCGCCGATGTACTCGGCGCTCAAGCGCGACGGCAAGCCCTTGTACGAGTATGCGCGCCAGGGCATCGAGCTCGAGCGCCCGCCGCGCCAGGTCACGATCCACCGCATCGACCTGTTGTCGCTGTCGGGCACGCGTGCCGAGATCGACGTGGCCTGCAGCAAGGGCACTTACATACGCACCCTGGCCCAGGACATCGGGCGGGCGCTGGGCTGCTATGCCCACCTGGCGGCGCTGCGGCGCACGCACGTCGGGCCGTTTTCGCTGGACCGCGCCGTCACGCTGGAGGCCTTGCAGGCCATGACAGACCCCAAGCAGGCGCTGCTTGCTTTGAATGAATTGCCGGCGGGCTTGCTGCCCGCCAAACAGACCTTAAAGGACCCGCTATGA
- the rbfA gene encoding 30S ribosome-binding factor RbfA: MSRHKSKSIPGRNLRLADQIQKDLAGLIQRELDVSRAGLITLSGVELSADYAHAKVYFTVLGAEPDVAAALLNEKAGWLHSQLYKLLHIHTVPTLRFVHDAQIARGIEMSALIDRANRSGPAADEPDEPEDQR, encoded by the coding sequence ATGAGCCGTCACAAGTCCAAATCCATACCCGGCCGCAACCTGCGGCTGGCCGACCAGATCCAGAAGGATCTGGCCGGCCTCATTCAGCGCGAGCTCGACGTGTCCCGCGCCGGATTGATCACATTGTCCGGCGTCGAGCTGTCGGCCGACTACGCGCACGCCAAGGTGTATTTCACGGTGCTGGGCGCCGAGCCCGACGTCGCCGCCGCGCTGCTCAACGAAAAGGCAGGCTGGCTGCATTCCCAGTTGTACAAGCTGCTGCACATCCACACTGTGCCCACGCTGCGCTTCGTGCACGACGCACAGATCGCGCGCGGCATCGAAATGTCGGCTCTCATCGACCGCGCCAACCGATCCGGCCCGGCCGCGGACGAGCCCGACGAACCTGAAGACCAGCGCTGA
- the infB gene encoding translation initiation factor IF-2 has product MSSNTVAQFATELKMPANVLLEQLRSAGVDLNSVDDAVTDSDKAKLLDSLRRAHGATEGKKITLTRRQTSEIRQADATGRSRTIQVEVRKKRVFVKRDPSEIALEQARADAAAAAEPEAAPAEAAPAVEPPVSVPAAEAHQAPAAAAEAAPATEAPSQPPAVEPEPAPVTQAEPEPQPEPAAKPAEAPVEPAEPAVAEAAAEREAEQAPPEPAVHAETETAPPPVAEPVQAAQPEPAAPKAEPAPAPAAAKPARAEGRRAAPAPAAPAADSAGREEARRAAEAEAAALREMLNRPRKVLRAPEPEAGALSGTLHKPAGKAAAPGAKKDAKPGAGGGSKKTIKTAEVASTWSDDASRKKPADTKSAAPSRDGWRAGGKGGKGGRNSRNQQAERRHEPAPQEFIAREVHVPETISVADLAHKMSVKAAEVIKQLMKLGQMVTINQVLDQETAMIVVEELGHVAIAAKLDDPEAFLDETPVASEAEALPRAPVVTVMGHVDHGKTSLLDYIRRAKVASGEAGGITQHIGAYHVETARGVVTFLDTPGHEAFTAMRARGAKATDIVILVVAADDGVMPQTREAIHHAKAGGVPLVVAVNKIDKPEANPERVKQELVAEEVVPEEYGGDVPFVPVSAKTGAGIDDLLENVLLQAEILELTAPVDAPAKGLVIEARLDKGRGPVATILVQSGTLKRGDVVLAGASFGRVRAMVDENGKQIQEAGPSIPVEIQGLTEVPAAGDELIALADERKAREIALFRQGKFRDVKLARQQAAKLESMFDNLGEGTQTLPLIVKTDVQGSQEALVASLTKLSTDEVRVQVVHAAVGGISESDINLAIASNAVVIGFNVRAEQSAKKLAESNGIDVRYYNIIYDAVDEVKAAMSGMLAPEKKEEVIGLVEVREVYSISRIGNVAGCMVLDGLVRRDSQIRLLRNNVVHWTGHLDSLRRFKDDVKEVKSGFDCGLTLRGSNDIQVGDQLEVFEIKEIARTL; this is encoded by the coding sequence ATGTCGAGTAATACTGTCGCCCAGTTCGCTACCGAGCTGAAAATGCCAGCCAACGTGCTGCTCGAGCAGCTGCGTTCGGCCGGTGTTGACCTCAACTCGGTGGACGACGCGGTTACCGACAGCGACAAGGCGAAGCTGCTCGACTCGCTGCGCCGCGCCCATGGCGCGACCGAGGGCAAGAAGATCACCTTGACGCGTCGCCAGACCTCCGAAATCCGCCAGGCCGATGCCACCGGCCGGTCGCGCACCATCCAGGTCGAAGTCCGCAAGAAGCGCGTGTTCGTCAAGCGCGACCCGTCCGAGATCGCCCTGGAACAGGCGCGCGCCGATGCGGCGGCGGCGGCCGAGCCCGAAGCCGCGCCGGCCGAAGCCGCGCCCGCCGTCGAGCCGCCCGTGTCCGTGCCGGCCGCCGAGGCGCACCAGGCGCCCGCCGCTGCGGCCGAAGCCGCCCCGGCCACCGAGGCGCCGTCCCAGCCGCCGGCCGTCGAGCCGGAACCCGCTCCCGTGACCCAGGCCGAGCCTGAGCCCCAACCCGAACCGGCGGCCAAGCCGGCAGAAGCGCCGGTCGAACCGGCCGAGCCTGCCGTTGCCGAAGCCGCCGCCGAGCGCGAGGCCGAACAGGCCCCGCCGGAACCTGCTGTGCACGCTGAAACCGAAACTGCTCCTCCGCCTGTTGCCGAGCCTGTCCAGGCGGCCCAACCCGAGCCCGCCGCTCCCAAGGCCGAGCCTGCGCCCGCGCCTGCCGCCGCCAAGCCGGCCCGCGCCGAAGGGCGCCGTGCCGCGCCGGCCCCGGCCGCGCCCGCCGCCGATTCCGCCGGCCGCGAAGAAGCGCGCCGCGCCGCCGAGGCCGAGGCCGCCGCGCTGCGCGAAATGCTCAACCGTCCGCGCAAAGTGCTGCGCGCGCCCGAACCCGAGGCAGGCGCTCTGTCGGGCACGCTGCACAAGCCGGCCGGCAAGGCCGCCGCGCCCGGCGCCAAGAAAGACGCCAAGCCCGGCGCTGGCGGCGGGTCCAAGAAAACCATCAAGACCGCCGAAGTCGCCTCCACCTGGAGCGACGACGCGTCGCGCAAGAAGCCGGCCGACACCAAGTCGGCGGCGCCCAGCCGTGACGGCTGGCGTGCCGGCGGCAAGGGCGGCAAGGGCGGGCGCAACAGCCGCAACCAGCAGGCCGAGCGCCGCCACGAGCCCGCGCCCCAGGAATTCATCGCGCGCGAAGTGCACGTGCCCGAAACCATCAGCGTGGCCGACCTGGCCCACAAGATGTCCGTCAAGGCCGCCGAAGTCATCAAGCAACTGATGAAACTGGGCCAGATGGTCACCATCAACCAGGTGCTGGACCAGGAAACGGCCATGATCGTGGTCGAAGAACTGGGCCACGTGGCCATCGCCGCCAAGCTCGACGATCCGGAAGCCTTCCTGGACGAAACCCCGGTGGCCAGCGAAGCCGAAGCGCTGCCGCGCGCGCCGGTGGTTACCGTCATGGGCCACGTCGACCACGGCAAGACCTCGCTGCTCGACTACATCCGCCGCGCCAAGGTCGCGTCGGGCGAAGCCGGCGGCATTACGCAGCATATCGGCGCCTACCACGTCGAGACCGCGCGTGGCGTGGTCACCTTCCTCGACACCCCGGGCCACGAGGCGTTTACCGCCATGCGTGCGCGCGGCGCCAAGGCCACCGACATCGTCATCCTGGTGGTGGCGGCCGACGACGGCGTCATGCCGCAAACCCGCGAAGCCATCCACCATGCCAAGGCAGGCGGCGTGCCGCTGGTCGTGGCGGTCAACAAGATCGACAAGCCCGAGGCCAACCCCGAGCGCGTCAAGCAAGAGCTGGTGGCCGAAGAAGTGGTGCCCGAAGAGTACGGCGGCGACGTGCCGTTCGTGCCGGTGTCCGCCAAGACCGGCGCCGGCATCGACGACCTGCTCGAAAACGTGCTGCTGCAGGCCGAGATTCTCGAACTGACGGCGCCCGTCGATGCGCCGGCCAAGGGGCTGGTCATCGAAGCCCGCCTCGACAAGGGCCGCGGCCCGGTTGCCACCATCCTGGTGCAAAGCGGCACGCTCAAGCGCGGCGACGTGGTCCTGGCCGGCGCCAGCTTCGGCCGCGTGCGCGCCATGGTCGACGAAAACGGCAAGCAGATCCAGGAAGCCGGCCCGTCCATTCCGGTTGAAATCCAGGGCCTGACCGAAGTCCCGGCCGCCGGCGACGAGCTCATCGCGCTGGCCGACGAGCGCAAGGCGCGCGAAATCGCGCTGTTCCGCCAAGGCAAGTTCCGCGACGTCAAACTGGCGCGCCAGCAGGCCGCCAAGCTCGAATCGATGTTCGACAACCTGGGCGAGGGCACGCAAACCCTGCCGCTCATCGTCAAGACCGACGTGCAAGGTTCGCAAGAGGCCCTGGTGGCTTCCCTTACCAAGCTGTCCACCGACGAAGTGCGGGTGCAGGTGGTGCATGCGGCCGTGGGCGGCATTTCCGAAAGCGACATCAACCTGGCCATCGCCTCGAACGCGGTTGTCATCGGCTTCAACGTGCGGGCCGAGCAAAGCGCCAAGAAGCTGGCCGAGTCCAACGGCATCGACGTGCGCTACTACAACATCATCTACGACGCCGTAGATGAAGTGAAAGCGGCCATGTCGGGCATGCTGGCGCCCGAGAAAAAAGAAGAGGTCATCGGCCTGGTCGAGGTCCGCGAGGTCTATTCCATCTCGCGTATCGGCAACGTGGCCGGCTGCATGGTGCTCGACGGCCTGGTGCGCCGCGATTCGCAGATCCGCCTGTTGCGCAACAACGTCGTACACTGGACCGGCCACCTCGATTCGCTGCGCCGCTTCAAAGACGACGTCAAGGAAGTCAAGTCGGGCTTCGATTGCGGCCTGACGCTGCGCGGCAGCAACGACATCCAGGTGGGCGACCAGCTGGAAGTCTTCGAAATCAAGGAGATCGCCCGCACCCTGTAA
- the nusA gene encoding transcription termination factor NusA, producing MSREILLLVDALAREKNVTREVVFGALESALASAMKKRFKEDAEIRVAIDRETGSHEGFRRWLVVPDEAGLQEPDKQEMLSDALELVPNIQVGEYIEEPLEPIEFGRIGAQAAKQAILQKIRDAEREQVLNDFLDRGETIISGTIKRMDKGDIIVETGKIEARLPRSEMIPKENFRVGDRLRAFVLRVDHAARGQQVILSRTSPEFIRQLFENEVPEIEQGLLEIKAAARDPGVRAKIAVIAYDKRIDPIGTCVGMRGSRVTAVRNELGGEQVDIVLWSEDPAQFVIGALAPANVESIVVDEDKHAMDVVVDEENLPKAIGAKGQNVRLASELTGWQINIMTPEESLSRQETERAGLRAAFMSKLDVDEEVADILIDEGFTGIEEIAYVPMQELLEIEAFDEDTINELRARARNALLTEAIAQEERLETAQDLLELEGMTPELAAKLAERQVLTRDDLAELATDELAEISGLDEQQSSELIMRARAHWFNEE from the coding sequence ATGAGTCGCGAAATTCTTCTGTTGGTCGATGCCTTGGCGCGCGAAAAGAATGTCACGCGCGAAGTGGTCTTCGGAGCGCTCGAAAGCGCGCTGGCTTCGGCCATGAAAAAGCGTTTCAAGGAAGACGCTGAAATCCGTGTCGCCATCGATCGCGAAACCGGCAGCCATGAAGGCTTCCGCCGGTGGCTGGTGGTGCCCGACGAGGCCGGCCTGCAAGAGCCCGACAAGCAGGAAATGCTGTCCGATGCGCTCGAGCTGGTGCCCAACATCCAGGTCGGCGAATACATCGAAGAGCCCCTCGAACCCATCGAGTTCGGCCGCATCGGCGCGCAGGCTGCCAAGCAGGCCATCCTGCAGAAAATCCGCGATGCCGAGCGCGAACAGGTCCTGAACGACTTCCTCGACCGTGGCGAGACCATCATCTCGGGCACGATCAAGCGCATGGACAAGGGCGACATCATTGTCGAAACCGGCAAGATCGAAGCGCGGCTGCCGCGCTCCGAAATGATCCCGAAAGAAAACTTCCGGGTCGGCGACCGCCTGCGCGCCTTCGTGCTGCGCGTCGACCACGCCGCGCGCGGCCAGCAGGTCATCCTGTCGCGCACCTCGCCCGAATTCATTCGCCAGCTGTTCGAAAACGAAGTCCCCGAAATCGAACAGGGCCTGCTCGAAATCAAGGCTGCCGCCCGCGACCCGGGCGTGCGCGCCAAGATCGCCGTCATCGCCTACGACAAGCGCATCGATCCCATCGGCACCTGCGTGGGCATGCGCGGCTCGCGCGTCACGGCCGTGCGCAACGAGCTGGGCGGCGAACAGGTCGACATCGTGCTGTGGTCCGAAGACCCGGCCCAGTTCGTCATCGGCGCGCTGGCGCCGGCCAACGTCGAATCGATCGTGGTCGACGAAGACAAGCACGCCATGGACGTGGTGGTCGACGAAGAAAACCTGCCCAAGGCCATTGGCGCCAAGGGCCAGAACGTGCGCCTGGCTTCCGAGCTTACCGGCTGGCAGATCAACATCATGACGCCCGAAGAAAGCCTCAGCCGCCAGGAAACCGAGCGCGCCGGCCTGCGCGCCGCGTTCATGAGCAAGCTCGACGTCGATGAAGAAGTCGCCGACATCCTCATCGACGAAGGGTTCACCGGCATCGAAGAAATCGCCTACGTGCCCATGCAGGAACTGCTGGAAATCGAGGCCTTCGACGAAGACACCATCAACGAGCTGCGCGCGCGTGCCCGCAATGCGCTCCTGACCGAGGCCATCGCCCAGGAAGAGCGCCTTGAAACGGCACAAGACCTGCTCGAACTCGAAGGCATGACGCCGGAACTGGCCGCCAAGCTGGCCGAACGGCAAGTGCTGACGCGCGATGATCTGGCCGAGCTGGCCACCGACGAGCTGGCCGAGATTTCCGGGCTCGACGAGCAACAGTCCAGCGAACTGATCATGCGCGCCCGGGCCCACTGGTTCAATGAAGAATAG
- the rimP gene encoding ribosome maturation factor RimP gives MADLYALTQQALAGMDVELVDVERAALGLLRVTIDKAGGVRIEDCEQVSRQLSRVYEVENIDYKRLEVGSPGVDRPLRTEAELRRFAGERIEIKLRQPLDGRKVFSGILSVPAADGEAAATDAQPTVFGLEFEAKKDDIQVLNFTLGDVERAKLDPVLDFKGKKR, from the coding sequence ATGGCTGATTTATACGCATTGACCCAACAGGCGCTTGCCGGCATGGATGTCGAACTGGTCGACGTCGAACGTGCCGCGCTGGGCTTGCTGCGCGTCACCATCGACAAGGCCGGCGGCGTGCGCATCGAAGACTGCGAACAGGTGTCGCGGCAGCTGTCGCGCGTGTACGAAGTCGAGAACATCGACTACAAGCGGCTCGAAGTCGGTTCGCCGGGCGTCGACCGCCCGTTGCGCACCGAGGCCGAGCTGCGCCGTTTCGCGGGCGAGCGCATCGAGATCAAGCTGCGTCAGCCGCTGGATGGCCGCAAGGTGTTTTCGGGCATTCTGTCCGTGCCCGCCGCCGATGGCGAGGCTGCGGCCACCGATGCGCAACCGACCGTGTTCGGTCTCGAATTTGAGGCAAAGAAGGACGACATCCAGGTATTGAACTTCACGCTCGGCGATGTCGAGCGTGCCAAACTGGATCCCGTTCTGGATTTCAAGGGCAAAAAGCGATGA
- the rluB gene encoding 23S rRNA pseudouridine(2605) synthase RluB, with protein sequence MQEEEFPVPDIAARAAPAAPVADEALGAAPAAEAAAGEAAEPGNGRGRGRKLRTPFRRRRGDAAAGTAGSAETAAGEPAAAAAEPADARGAEREAEQALSYLDQAARSEQRLGKYLNSDAAMPKLHKVLADAGIGSRREMEELITAGRVSVNGEPAHIGQRVSPSDQVRVNGKPVARPNTKKPPRVILYHKPAGEIVSHDDPGGRASVFARLPKLRTGKWLSVGRLDLNTEGLLIFTTSGDMANRIMHPRYGTEREYAVRVLGEMDEATRKSLVEGIELEDGQAAFGALDYLGGDGSNRWYRVTLQEGRNREVRRMFESVGVTVSRLIRTRFGDLVLPRTLRRGRWDELDSSLVTALMVQLGLLRDDDDADGGRNARQPRSHDSALPPGFGTMDRNGMNGARIGRRGKLQGGGPGSAGHVASSPSDPFGTGLMFNGGYANGHPLGKDAGRGKGGKPGGAKAGGKPGGSRPGGSKAAGAKAGGAKPAKNAKPRRPKAQPAVSGGAAAAAAGMPGTGAPRKSGSGRPGKPGAPGASGGARGGQAARSGPKSQGGKSRSQRSGPRGDDWQPKSASAHESRLGFLGGSRGRGGR encoded by the coding sequence ATGCAAGAAGAAGAATTTCCTGTTCCCGATATTGCGGCCCGTGCCGCTCCCGCCGCACCGGTTGCCGATGAAGCCCTCGGTGCGGCGCCGGCCGCCGAAGCCGCCGCGGGCGAGGCCGCCGAGCCGGGCAATGGCCGCGGCCGCGGCCGCAAGCTGCGCACCCCGTTCCGCCGGCGGCGCGGCGATGCCGCCGCCGGCACCGCCGGTTCGGCAGAAACCGCCGCCGGCGAGCCCGCCGCCGCGGCCGCCGAGCCGGCCGATGCGCGCGGCGCCGAGCGTGAAGCCGAGCAGGCGCTGTCCTACCTGGACCAGGCCGCCCGCAGCGAGCAGCGCCTGGGCAAGTACCTGAACAGCGACGCCGCCATGCCCAAGCTGCACAAGGTGCTGGCCGATGCCGGCATCGGTTCGCGCCGCGAAATGGAAGAGCTGATCACCGCCGGGCGCGTGTCGGTCAATGGCGAGCCGGCCCATATCGGGCAGCGTGTTTCGCCGTCGGACCAGGTGCGCGTCAACGGCAAGCCCGTCGCCCGCCCCAATACCAAGAAGCCGCCGCGGGTCATCCTGTACCACAAGCCGGCCGGCGAAATCGTCAGCCACGACGACCCGGGCGGCCGGGCCAGCGTGTTTGCCCGCCTGCCCAAGCTGCGTACCGGCAAATGGCTGTCGGTGGGGCGCCTGGACCTCAACACCGAAGGGCTGCTGATCTTCACCACGTCGGGCGACATGGCCAACCGCATCATGCACCCGCGCTACGGCACCGAGCGTGAATACGCTGTGCGCGTGCTGGGCGAAATGGACGAGGCCACCCGCAAGTCGCTGGTCGAGGGCATCGAACTCGAAGACGGGCAGGCAGCCTTCGGCGCGCTCGACTACCTGGGCGGCGACGGCAGCAACCGCTGGTACCGCGTCACGCTGCAAGAAGGCCGCAACCGCGAGGTGCGCCGCATGTTCGAATCGGTGGGCGTTACCGTCAGCCGGCTCATCCGCACCCGTTTTGGCGATCTGGTCCTGCCGCGCACGCTGCGGCGCGGCCGCTGGGACGAACTCGATTCGTCCCTGGTCACGGCGCTGATGGTGCAGCTCGGCCTGCTGCGCGACGACGACGATGCGGACGGCGGACGCAACGCCCGTCAGCCGCGCTCGCACGACAGCGCCTTGCCGCCGGGCTTCGGCACCATGGACCGCAATGGCATGAACGGCGCCCGCATCGGCCGCCGCGGCAAGCTGCAGGGCGGCGGCCCGGGCAGTGCCGGGCACGTGGCTTCTTCGCCGTCCGATCCGTTCGGCACCGGGCTGATGTTCAACGGCGGCTATGCCAACGGTCATCCGCTGGGCAAGGATGCCGGGCGGGGCAAGGGCGGCAAGCCGGGCGGCGCCAAAGCCGGCGGCAAGCCGGGTGGTTCCAGGCCGGGTGGTTCCAAGGCGGCCGGCGCCAAGGCCGGCGGCGCAAAACCCGCCAAGAACGCCAAGCCGCGCCGGCCCAAGGCGCAGCCGGCCGTTTCCGGCGGCGCCGCCGCGGCCGCGGCGGGTATGCCCGGCACGGGCGCGCCGCGCAAATCCGGCTCCGGCCGGCCGGGCAAGCCCGGCGCTCCCGGCGCATCTGGCGGCGCGCGCGGCGGTCAGGCGGCGCGCTCCGGCCCCAAATCGCAGGGGGGCAAGTCGCGGTCGCAGCGCAGCGGCCCGCGTGGCGACGATTGGCAGCCCAAGAGCGCCTCGGCCCACGAGTCGCGCCTGGGGTTCCTGGGCGGCAGCCGGGGGCGCGGCGGCCGCTGA
- the scpB gene encoding SMC-Scp complex subunit ScpB produces MNDSEATCVLETALLCASQPMQLAEMRKLFGDDAEFDNDKLRTLLQDLQGHWTERGMDLVQLASGWRFQSRPQMQRYLERLNPEKPPKYSRAVMETLAIVAWRQPVTRGDIEDIRGVTVSSQIVKTLEDRGWIETIGHRDAPGRPALFGTTRQFLDDLGLRALDELPPLDSAQAAAALEGLDLGGSEVTLTADGEADVANAAGDAAEGGEPAAEAEAGQALAMEAETAQDGAAQAETLEVQADHMPIEPDMPPPAPDHIPQPDSQPEVEPVAPEPEITPADPQPEIEPPTPEPEVEPQVPDPDVEPPAPEVPSTPDEDLPAKSGLAQA; encoded by the coding sequence ATGAACGATAGCGAGGCAACATGCGTGCTGGAAACCGCGCTGCTATGTGCAAGCCAGCCGATGCAACTGGCCGAGATGCGCAAGCTGTTCGGCGATGATGCGGAGTTCGACAACGACAAGCTGCGCACTCTGCTGCAAGACCTGCAGGGCCACTGGACCGAACGGGGCATGGATCTGGTGCAACTGGCTTCCGGCTGGCGCTTCCAGAGCCGTCCGCAAATGCAGCGCTATCTCGAGCGCCTGAACCCGGAAAAACCGCCCAAGTACTCGCGGGCCGTCATGGAAACACTGGCCATCGTGGCCTGGCGCCAGCCCGTCACGCGCGGCGACATCGAAGACATCCGCGGCGTGACGGTGTCTTCCCAGATTGTCAAAACGCTTGAAGACCGGGGCTGGATCGAAACCATCGGCCATCGCGATGCGCCCGGCCGGCCGGCCTTGTTCGGTACCACGCGCCAGTTCCTCGACGACCTGGGGCTGCGCGCGCTGGATGAACTGCCCCCGCTCGACAGCGCGCAGGCCGCGGCCGCCCTGGAAGGCCTGGACCTGGGGGGCTCCGAAGTCACCCTGACGGCCGATGGCGAGGCGGACGTGGCGAATGCGGCCGGCGACGCGGCAGAGGGCGGCGAGCCGGCGGCCGAGGCCGAGGCAGGGCAGGCCCTGGCGATGGAAGCCGAGACAGCGCAAGATGGGGCAGCGCAAGCCGAGACGCTGGAAGTCCAGGCCGACCACATGCCCATCGAGCCCGACATGCCGCCGCCCGCTCCCGACCATATTCCGCAGCCGGATTCGCAGCCCGAAGTCGAACCGGTGGCGCCCGAACCTGAAATTACGCCGGCCGATCCCCAACCCGAGATCGAGCCGCCCACTCCGGAACCCGAGGTCGAGCCCCAGGTGCCCGACCCCGATGTCGAGCCGCCCGCGCCCGAGGTTCCGTCCACCCCCGATGAAGACCTGCCTGCCAAGAGCGGGCTGGCGCAAGCTTGA
- a CDS encoding LysR family transcriptional regulator: MDRLKAMQVFVEVVDRGSLSAAAQRLDMSRAMVSRYLAELEEWVGVRLLHRTTRRLSLTPAGADTLPRCRRMLDLVGDMRESVSTPDTEPRGELRITVSLSFGAAQLGSAVADFVARYPGASVDLQLVDRIVNLVEERVDLAVRITNELDPNLIARKLAPCRSAVCAAPSYLQAHGWPARPEDLASHNCLTHSHYGKSLWRFQRDGAWVDVPVSGNITANDAVLLARTAVQGSGIALLPTYLAGPELAAGRLVALLPATPPEELGIYGVYASRRQMPLILRAMLDFLAERFGPAPWDTRS, from the coding sequence ATGGACCGCCTGAAAGCCATGCAGGTGTTCGTCGAAGTCGTCGACCGCGGCAGTCTGTCAGCCGCGGCACAGCGGCTGGACATGTCCCGTGCCATGGTGTCGCGCTATCTGGCCGAACTCGAAGAATGGGTGGGCGTGCGCCTTCTGCATCGCACCACCCGCCGCCTGAGCCTGACGCCGGCAGGCGCGGACACGCTGCCGCGCTGCCGCCGCATGCTGGACCTGGTGGGCGACATGCGCGAATCTGTGTCCACGCCCGACACCGAGCCGCGCGGCGAACTACGCATAACCGTCAGCCTGTCGTTCGGCGCGGCCCAGCTCGGCAGTGCCGTGGCCGACTTCGTGGCCCGTTATCCCGGCGCTTCGGTAGACCTGCAACTGGTCGACCGCATTGTCAACCTGGTCGAAGAACGCGTCGACCTGGCGGTGCGCATTACCAATGAACTCGACCCGAACCTGATTGCGCGCAAACTGGCGCCGTGCCGCTCGGCGGTGTGCGCCGCGCCGTCGTACCTGCAGGCGCACGGTTGGCCGGCGCGGCCGGAAGACCTGGCCAGTCACAATTGCCTGACCCACTCGCACTACGGCAAAAGCCTGTGGCGCTTCCAGCGCGACGGCGCCTGGGTGGACGTGCCGGTCAGCGGCAATATCACCGCCAACGACGCCGTGCTGCTGGCCCGCACGGCAGTGCAGGGCAGCGGCATTGCTCTGCTGCCCACCTATCTGGCGGGCCCCGAGCTGGCCGCCGGCCGGCTGGTCGCGCTGCTGCCCGCCACGCCGCCCGAAGAGCTGGGCATCTACGGGGTGTATGCCTCGCGGCGCCAGATGCCCCTGATCCTGCGGGCCATGCTGGATTTCCTGGCCGAGCGTTTCGGCCCGGCTCCCTGGGATACCCGCTCGTGA
- a CDS encoding CobW family GTP-binding protein, with product MQNSSVQDSGADRRIGVVVLTGFLGSGKTTLLNRLVKDPAYAGAAVIVNEFGAVGVDHHLLRYADARVVLLEGGCICCTVSGGLVDTLRDLFMMALRRQIKPFRRVLIETTGLATPAAILFTLRHEHFLAERYVHQGTITVVDAVHVAAQLRAQPEAARQVAQADLIVCAKSDLVAAGALAGTLDAVAQANPGAAVCVQRQDAPLDSRLLMRDSLPVRAAGGQWGSWLGTHRRAPPGERHGPVQQMVVDLPVPISRAVFLTGMAQVQDAYHQGLLRIKGLVGFQGESVPCAVHGVHRDLYPPEPLAAWPDGERQSRLVFILRGLDPAAVAEAVRRALRQPA from the coding sequence ATGCAGAATTCTTCCGTCCAAGACAGCGGCGCCGACCGGCGCATCGGCGTCGTCGTGCTGACCGGCTTCCTGGGCAGCGGCAAGACCACGCTGCTGAACCGGCTGGTCAAGGATCCAGCCTATGCCGGGGCCGCGGTCATCGTCAACGAGTTCGGCGCGGTGGGCGTCGACCATCATTTGCTGCGGTATGCCGATGCCCGGGTCGTGCTGCTGGAAGGCGGCTGTATCTGCTGCACGGTCAGCGGCGGGCTGGTCGACACCTTGCGGGATCTGTTCATGATGGCGCTGCGGCGGCAGATCAAGCCGTTTCGCCGCGTCCTGATCGAAACCACCGGCCTGGCCACGCCGGCCGCGATTCTGTTCACCCTGCGCCACGAGCATTTCCTGGCCGAGCGCTACGTCCACCAGGGCACGATTACCGTGGTCGATGCCGTGCACGTGGCGGCACAGCTGCGGGCCCAGCCGGAAGCCGCGCGGCAGGTCGCGCAGGCCGACCTCATCGTGTGCGCCAAGTCCGATCTGGTGGCCGCGGGCGCGCTGGCCGGAACCCTGGATGCGGTCGCGCAGGCCAATCCTGGCGCGGCCGTGTGCGTGCAGCGGCAGGATGCGCCGCTCGACAGCCGGCTGCTGATGCGCGACTCCTTGCCGGTTCGCGCGGCGGGCGGGCAGTGGGGCAGCTGGCTGGGCACGCATCGGCGCGCGCCGCCGGGTGAACGCCATGGACCGGTGCAGCAGATGGTGGTCGACCTGCCCGTGCCCATCAGCCGCGCCGTGTTCCTGACCGGCATGGCGCAGGTGCAGGATGCCTATCATCAAGGCTTGCTGCGCATCAAGGGCCTGGTCGGGTTCCAGGGCGAGAGCGTGCCATGCGCCGTCCATGGCGTGCATCGCGACCTGTATCCCCCCGAACCGCTGGCAGCCTGGCCTGACGGCGAGCGGCAGTCGCGCCTGGTGTTCATCCTGCGGGGGCTGGATCCCGCCGCTGTGGCCGAGGCCGTGCGGCGCGCCCTGCGCCAGCCCGCCTGA